From one Dermacentor andersoni chromosome 1, qqDerAnde1_hic_scaffold, whole genome shotgun sequence genomic stretch:
- the LOC129380105 gene encoding tubulin alpha-1C chain-like, with protein sequence MRECISIHIGQAGVQIGNACWELYCLEHGIQQDGQMPSDKLSGGIDDSFNTFFADTGAGHYVPRAVFIDLEPTVVDEVRTGAYRQLYHPEQLISGKEDAANNYARGHYTIGKEIVDLVLDRIRKLADMCTGLQGFLVFHSFGGGTGSGFTSLLMERLSVDYGKKSKLQFSIYPAPQVSTAVVEPYNSILTTHTTLEHSDCAFMVDNEAIFEICRRNLDIERPSYTGLNRLISQVVSSITASLRFDGALNVDLTEFQTNLVPYPRIHFPLVTYAPIITAEKAYHEQLTVAEITNACFEPANQMVKCDPRHGKYMACCMLYRGDVVPKDVNAAIATIKTKRSIQFVDWCPTGFKVGINYQPPTVVPGGDQAKVPRAVCMLSNTTAIAEAWGRLDHKFDLMYAKRAFVHWYVGEGMEEGEFSEAREDMAALEKDYEEVGMDSNEDIDEGEEY encoded by the exons ATG AGGGAGTGCATCAGTATCCACATCGGCCAGGCCGGCGTGCAGATTGGCAATGCCTGCTGGGAACTCTACTGCCTGGAACATGGCATCCAGCAGGATGGTCAGATGCCCAGCGACAAGCTGTCCGGTGGGATCGATGATTCTTTCAACACTTTTTTTGCCGATACCGGCGCCGGCCATTATGTCCCCCGAGCTGTGTTCATCGATCTGGAGCCAACAGTTGTTGATGAGGTGCGCACTGGCGCTTACCGTCAGCTCTACCACCCGGAGCAGCTAATCTCTGGCAAGGAGGACGCTGCCAACAACTATGCGCGTGGCCATTACACCATCGGCAAGGAGATCGTCGACCTAGTGCTTGACCGCATCCGGAAGCTGGCCGACATGTGCACGGGTCTACAGGGCTTCCTCGTGTTCCACAGCTTTGGCGGCGGCACTGGCTCTGGATTCACCTCGCTTCTCATGGAGCGCCTTTCGGTTGACTATGGGAAGAAGTCCAAGCTCCAGTTTTCCATCTACCCAGCACCCCAG GTCTCAACTGCTGTTGTTGAACCATACAACTCCATCTTGACCACACACACGACCCTGGAACACTCTGACTGTGCCTTCATGGTTGACAATGAGGCCATCTTCGAGATCTGCCGGCGCAATTTGGATATTGAACGACCCTCATACACCGGCCTGAACCGGCTAATTAGTCAAGTTGTCTCCTCCATCACTGCTTCCCTCCGCTTCGATGGTGCACTCAACGTTGACTTGACCGAGTTTCAGACCAACTTGGTACCTTATCCTAG GATCCACTTCCCACTGGTCACATATGCTCCCATCATCACCGCTGAGAAGGCCTACCATGAGCAGCTTACCGTGGCCGAGATTACCAACGCATGTTTCGAGCCGGCCAACCAGATGGTCAAATGCGATCCACGCCATGGCAAGTACATGGCCTGCTGTATGCTGTACCGTGGCGACGTGGTGCCTAAGGACGTCAATGCTGCCATTGCAACCATCAAGACCAAGCGTAGCATCCAGTTTGTGGACTGGTGTCCCACAGGGTTCAAGGTGGGCATAAACTACCAGCCACCTACCGTTGTGCCCGGCGGAGACCAGGCCAAGGTTCCGCGTGCTGTCTGCATGTTGTCCAACACGACAGCCATCGCCGAGGCCTGGGGCCGACTGGACCACAAGTTCGACCTCATGTATGCCAAGCGTGCCTTCGTACACTGGTACGTGGGCGAAGGCATGGAAGAGGGAGAGTTCTCAGAGGCCCGTGAGGACATGGCTGCCCTCGAGAAGGACTACGAGGAGGTTGGCATGGACTCAAACGAGGACATCGACGAGGGCGAGGAGTACTAG